Proteins from a genomic interval of Sulfurimonas sp. HSL3-2:
- the nifX gene encoding nitrogen fixation protein NifX, producing MGESTKITVESNSSLENAMKVAFATKDMQTINAHFGGAKEFVVYKVSKDGFELSEVVKTDTSEMVGDDKTDFKVKALKGINIMYCESIGGTAAAKVIRGGINPMKVQEPRKIEDVLKELISMLNDNPPPWVKKVMNIQTENDPRLERWSVE from the coding sequence ATGGGTGAATCAACAAAAATTACAGTCGAGAGTAACAGTTCATTGGAAAATGCTATGAAAGTGGCTTTTGCTACAAAAGATATGCAGACGATCAATGCACACTTTGGCGGTGCAAAAGAGTTTGTCGTCTACAAAGTCTCTAAAGATGGCTTTGAGCTGAGCGAAGTCGTAAAAACAGATACGTCTGAGATGGTGGGCGATGATAAGACAGATTTTAAAGTCAAAGCTTTAAAAGGGATAAATATCATGTACTGCGAATCTATCGGCGGAACAGCTGCTGCAAAAGTGATCCGCGGCGGCATTAATCCTATGAAAGTGCAAGAACCTCGTAAAATAGAGGATGTCTTAAAAGAGTTGATCAGCATGCTGAATGATAATCCTCCGCCTTGGGTTAAAAAAGTTATGAATATTCAAACAGAAAACGATCCACGCCTAGAGCGTTGGTCAGTAGAGTAA